Proteins from one Streptomyces roseifaciens genomic window:
- a CDS encoding putative T7SS-secreted protein → MATRPGDWSAVGLGGDPVPGDPSVINGLADAMRRLADTAGTIHDGLNTLQDTSAQGQRFIGRTAEALRGKVDEHLNKFAGSVRESFLLAEAAMRAYATAVANAQSAADQALNAAQGMAQDDPQRQGLTDRVSNARGDLNAAVTQLSHQLTEAGQRMQMPVSNCELFWEAFEILTIIVSILAIFTGGLLGILAWAMNAVNFIKVAVDFSQGKANGLQLGLAFLGILFPSTKGIGGTLKALGKGIKAGGAGFLDDVGRIARLTGTSRLVVAPLLLGSRLGAGLRGFLPLVWTGMKSLGRAGLDDWAKVTGNLNGAWAKAGAYGMVTLRRLGRFGVAALLPLNFAEIGVVGFRGAAALAFADRVLGIPQHSLRQMMARAGDLEYLMKGVHPGVAGAGHGPGFPGRAGAHLGTGPFGGLRPGPGLGSVSTDLFHLSLTRTPSLDFTQLGFAKLGDVLLPRAGAAAHTGTGAAPGLHAVQGLVTPPLPENFTLGRGGLAVPTAAADSAVTSLTHLDASLGQIRLDSNLLLPADTAVGVVHGARHPSGLSLLADAPATGHGVEAPGGLAKAGDAVADSTGLARGALGHAEDLADLKFPELLALQQGEITLRGISSDGIAFRIGRDTDVTVNAQTLSSLAAGSHGGVPHAAASNAAVPHAGGLPGTAGVPDGGVSLNGATPHGATPHGATAHSGVPGALPAKPVPLATTQVAPPMPGTTAHAAPLKDAAPSTSPVAKGVDAPSPEPVSALNSREQALALLKGGGDARPNAAGLSASAHTPAGGVSSRAVLDTAGVSPTRVDTQALDLVARPGRSADAAGTTGAPRLAEAAPPQPVHAGPVGEGTAPRGGGAARTNSPAAPGDLRPPVRPGQTSPLGPATPMPTRIEGHAAAAVRNQLRLSVGHVITGGAADGATADLRMQRYLAYENSLVDLRTAQREAGAVAPNPSGAGSSRGPTSAQLAAQDRLNAAVTEVKDARKGLREAGVDPDTILTEVRTLNVRTVLENGGLPGGSERPDLSKVLADEADEANGAASSSAGHTADDLADQHVDDVAGPHGGPAPGAAAPGLTPEPPARPVVTVGSVENRFAAVEGSRTRDFAGDPVGFLGAQPVYTGFELGIAARMPGLGDRLVNRFVKAMGEAREHWFVLVRPGDLAAREGTLVLTPAVEKYVQAFAENPSLLRPGTTREAHDARKLFGELFARRDELLRPMADEHYLASQFVPYKPGSAQQTANIGNAVIRRNPGGHVGSQFVFTPDMTGCALVVTEVTDDTFRAWHYQSPNGYSQRGFAAEFRETRSPTEWFGDARYLGPSPASATHRPGATNILWRQTDGSWRILSQEYRAPFTLELGAFTLPRTPLDVPLNLTPGNEVTYTKEIYEVARQEADLRLQDDLVKALTRSGVDNSTMNKLQREVLAPITSTIHGQDGAFASVTTFEDLAAKANTLLQERRTTAGAAQRAVDSLDDNLKHRLTGLVDDFREPWWLTRSGEEAGKRVPAAAQPPGSTVPAAVTGPGGTGPVPPALHTAETGPVPPAAHPAEAGPGTPATHLAEHDAPEPAPSTSTSTSRDKGKGRADAQESLPLPSPDGRPGARDAALAMRERSQVRQDIITGGTTGREAQDRLDAWHAYETARSGLGELSERAERELFAGSSRGPTNNQRFLQSQLDTAVIELARAEDRLLELGIDPWLTSERIDVAVARIRTGDGTALGGSRRAQRPPADLPQGEPAHLADEATGSGAPASGLDEPVPDEAVPDEALPGALDEAVPGPGPGHTPEPVAAPAPQPVGPVGHVDNPFGALEGARSGTFAADPVRFLDAHPVSTELSRGIRERMPGLSLAQSNSFVDQMGGWGRHWFVLQRNDRLPLSHTTLVLTPAVERYVQAFNDGTLFPPGTLVPRETRELFDGLAEHPELFRLMPDDHYLASHYIPYKTGIAKKDGDLGNTVIPRNPGRGTGSAFVFTPEMNGCAIAVTDVTEDTFRAWHYQSPGGEAANQYATRFRAGRSGDGFNGPATPERSVRDWFGDAMYLTPEHGSRRWKGATNILWRREDGTWHVVSQEYRATAAGNGLEDIALRRNTRVFPLDLTGGDVPAYTRRIYDGMRADEALQIEGELVSALAALSRGNPELAGSLQRNVLDRLFGVRLTEERELAAAGDFEALVETARALGRGRLETVNGLRQLLNGTPLDAPVRNRLDGILERFEDPRWARELEHEAAARLNAQAPEPEPEPAPTPAPAPAPAPAPENGTLRISEPTAVPDEADLPVTRARDAYAEAYADRSRAQFELSEWNQRFTGGAGPSTAAPGPSLPETRLTAAEERLNRAAEDLEALGVDPRAVQAEIEETITRSGKESKGLPGGMRRAEPGEAGPSTDPAESPSGSLSDAGPSGAGPSDAVPGHPAPGGTVPDGTHTTAPAPPVHADAQAPAPRTTLPLQEQLLTRSFADRPEDFFTSHLVSVRFDENVAARTPWMDRGTINTFLDRMNSWEGRHWFVIHRAEGQSDLGSTVMLTPAVEKYVQVNAEQAGLALYRGDSRLPTVADADEYLSPVFLPYLSGNVDLVGIGNVRVPLVPDDRLGSGLVVTPTMNGCALAVTNVDETGFTAWHFQSPGSSRGADARFRLDPEREVTDWFGDAEYETPVKRGQYQAANILWHHEASGQWKIISQESDMLYGSRGEWLGLSKTHELSRELRLTPGGELTYTKKIYEGLAAAYRQKVDVALAKIDDKAIWSKEQYKLLEETLIGPSRQHMDEFQARLLAQQDFAGLADLADSIRTRIPEFDETEIGQYADSWSARLKPLEPWRPSRKFEFRMDNLLAFLREYHNAAWAERMASEARARIAPPPQPGANG, encoded by the coding sequence GTGGCCACGCGTCCCGGTGACTGGAGTGCCGTGGGGCTGGGCGGGGACCCGGTCCCGGGCGACCCCTCCGTCATCAACGGCCTGGCCGACGCCATGCGCCGGCTCGCCGACACCGCCGGAACGATCCACGACGGCCTGAACACGCTGCAGGACACCTCCGCCCAGGGGCAGCGCTTCATCGGCAGGACCGCGGAGGCGCTGCGCGGCAAGGTCGACGAGCACCTGAACAAGTTCGCCGGGTCGGTGCGCGAGTCGTTCCTCCTGGCCGAGGCGGCGATGCGGGCCTACGCCACCGCCGTCGCCAACGCGCAGTCGGCGGCCGACCAGGCCCTGAACGCCGCCCAGGGGATGGCCCAGGACGACCCCCAGCGGCAGGGACTCACCGACCGCGTCTCGAACGCCCGGGGCGACCTGAACGCCGCCGTCACCCAGCTGAGCCACCAGCTCACGGAGGCGGGCCAGCGGATGCAAATGCCGGTGAGCAACTGCGAGCTGTTCTGGGAAGCCTTCGAGATCCTCACCATCATCGTCTCGATCCTCGCCATCTTCACCGGCGGCCTCCTCGGCATCCTCGCCTGGGCGATGAACGCCGTCAATTTCATCAAGGTCGCCGTCGACTTCAGCCAGGGCAAGGCCAACGGCCTGCAACTCGGACTCGCCTTCCTCGGCATCCTCTTCCCGTCCACCAAGGGCATCGGCGGCACCCTCAAGGCCCTCGGCAAGGGCATCAAGGCGGGGGGCGCCGGCTTCCTGGACGACGTCGGCCGCATCGCCCGCCTCACCGGGACGAGCCGCCTCGTGGTCGCGCCCCTGCTCCTCGGCTCCAGGCTCGGCGCCGGGCTGCGCGGCTTCCTGCCCCTGGTGTGGACCGGCATGAAGTCCCTCGGCCGCGCCGGCCTCGACGACTGGGCGAAGGTCACCGGCAACCTCAACGGCGCCTGGGCCAAGGCCGGCGCCTACGGGATGGTCACCCTGCGCCGGCTCGGCCGGTTCGGGGTCGCGGCCCTGCTGCCCCTCAACTTCGCCGAGATCGGCGTCGTCGGCTTCCGGGGCGCGGCGGCCCTGGCCTTCGCCGACCGCGTCCTCGGCATCCCGCAGCACTCCCTCCGCCAGATGATGGCCAGGGCGGGCGACCTCGAATACCTCATGAAGGGCGTCCACCCGGGGGTGGCCGGGGCGGGACACGGCCCCGGGTTCCCCGGCCGGGCGGGCGCGCACCTCGGAACCGGCCCGTTCGGCGGACTCCGCCCCGGCCCCGGCCTCGGGTCGGTCTCGACCGACCTGTTCCACCTCTCGCTGACCCGGACCCCGTCCCTGGACTTCACCCAGCTGGGCTTCGCCAAGCTCGGCGACGTGCTGCTGCCCCGCGCCGGCGCGGCCGCGCACACCGGCACGGGCGCCGCCCCCGGCCTGCACGCCGTCCAGGGGCTCGTCACACCGCCCCTGCCCGAGAACTTCACGCTCGGCAGGGGCGGCCTGGCCGTACCCACGGCGGCCGCCGACTCCGCGGTCACCTCCCTGACCCACCTCGACGCCTCCCTCGGCCAGATCCGGCTCGACAGCAACCTGCTGCTCCCCGCCGACACCGCCGTCGGCGTCGTCCACGGCGCCCGCCACCCCTCCGGGCTCTCCCTCCTAGCGGACGCCCCCGCCACGGGGCACGGCGTGGAGGCGCCGGGCGGACTCGCGAAGGCCGGGGACGCCGTGGCCGACAGCACCGGCCTGGCGCGCGGCGCCCTCGGCCACGCCGAGGACCTGGCCGACCTCAAGTTCCCCGAACTCCTGGCCCTCCAGCAGGGCGAGATCACGCTGCGCGGCATCTCCTCGGACGGCATCGCCTTCCGCATCGGCCGGGACACCGACGTGACGGTCAACGCCCAGACCCTGTCGTCGCTCGCCGCCGGCTCCCACGGCGGCGTCCCGCACGCGGCGGCATCGAACGCGGCAGTGCCGCACGCCGGCGGCCTCCCCGGCACGGCGGGTGTGCCGGACGGCGGCGTGTCCTTGAACGGGGCGACGCCGCACGGGGCCACGCCGCACGGAGCCACGGCGCACAGCGGGGTGCCGGGCGCGCTGCCCGCGAAGCCCGTCCCGCTCGCGACCACGCAGGTCGCTCCGCCGATGCCCGGTACGACGGCCCACGCCGCCCCGCTCAAGGACGCGGCGCCGTCGACGTCGCCCGTAGCCAAGGGTGTTGACGCACCGTCACCTGAGCCGGTGTCCGCCCTGAACAGCCGCGAGCAGGCCCTCGCCCTCCTCAAGGGCGGCGGAGACGCCCGCCCCAACGCGGCGGGCCTGAGCGCCTCGGCGCACACGCCCGCGGGCGGCGTCTCCTCCCGCGCCGTCCTGGACACGGCCGGGGTCTCCCCCACCCGCGTGGACACCCAGGCCCTGGACCTGGTGGCCCGGCCGGGCCGCTCGGCCGACGCCGCCGGCACGACCGGGGCTCCCCGGCTCGCGGAGGCCGCCCCGCCGCAGCCTGTGCATGCCGGGCCCGTGGGAGAGGGCACCGCGCCTCGCGGTGGCGGGGCCGCCCGCACCAACTCCCCAGCGGCTCCGGGTGACTTGCGACCGCCGGTGCGGCCCGGGCAGACGTCACCCCTCGGCCCGGCCACCCCCATGCCGACACGCATCGAGGGGCACGCCGCGGCCGCCGTCAGGAACCAGCTCCGGCTCTCCGTCGGGCACGTCATCACGGGCGGCGCCGCCGACGGCGCGACGGCCGACCTCCGCATGCAGCGCTACCTGGCGTACGAGAACTCCCTCGTCGACCTGCGCACCGCGCAGCGCGAGGCCGGCGCCGTAGCCCCGAACCCCTCCGGCGCCGGTTCCTCCCGCGGGCCGACCTCGGCGCAGCTCGCCGCGCAGGACCGGCTGAACGCCGCCGTCACCGAGGTCAAGGACGCCCGCAAGGGCCTCCGGGAGGCCGGCGTCGACCCGGACACGATCCTGACCGAGGTGCGGACGCTGAACGTCCGCACGGTTCTGGAGAACGGCGGCCTGCCCGGCGGCTCGGAGCGGCCCGACCTCTCCAAGGTGCTCGCCGACGAGGCGGACGAGGCGAACGGAGCCGCGTCGTCCTCGGCCGGCCACACGGCCGACGATCTGGCGGACCAGCACGTGGACGACGTGGCGGGCCCGCACGGCGGACCCGCTCCGGGCGCGGCGGCCCCCGGCCTCACCCCGGAGCCGCCGGCCCGGCCCGTCGTCACCGTGGGGAGCGTCGAGAACCGGTTCGCGGCGGTGGAGGGCAGCCGGACCCGGGACTTCGCCGGCGATCCGGTGGGATTCCTGGGGGCACAGCCCGTCTACACCGGCTTCGAGCTCGGCATCGCGGCACGCATGCCGGGCCTGGGCGACCGGCTCGTCAACCGGTTCGTCAAAGCGATGGGCGAAGCCCGCGAGCACTGGTTCGTCCTGGTGCGGCCGGGCGACCTCGCAGCCCGCGAGGGCACCCTGGTGCTCACCCCCGCCGTGGAGAAGTACGTCCAGGCGTTCGCCGAGAACCCGTCGCTGCTGCGGCCCGGCACGACCCGGGAGGCCCACGATGCCCGGAAGCTGTTCGGCGAACTCTTCGCACGGCGTGACGAGCTCCTCCGCCCGATGGCGGACGAGCACTACCTCGCCTCGCAGTTCGTCCCGTACAAGCCGGGCAGTGCCCAGCAGACCGCCAACATCGGGAACGCCGTGATCCGGCGGAACCCGGGAGGCCATGTCGGTTCGCAGTTCGTGTTCACGCCGGACATGACGGGCTGCGCCCTCGTCGTGACCGAGGTCACGGACGACACCTTCCGGGCCTGGCACTACCAGTCCCCCAACGGGTACTCGCAGCGCGGCTTCGCTGCCGAGTTCCGGGAGACCCGGTCCCCCACCGAATGGTTCGGCGACGCGCGCTACCTCGGCCCGTCGCCGGCGTCGGCGACCCACCGCCCCGGGGCCACGAACATCCTCTGGCGTCAGACGGACGGCTCCTGGCGGATCCTCAGCCAGGAGTACCGGGCACCGTTCACGCTGGAACTCGGCGCCTTCACCCTGCCCCGCACACCCCTCGACGTCCCGCTGAACCTCACGCCGGGCAACGAGGTCACCTACACGAAGGAGATATACGAGGTGGCCCGGCAGGAGGCCGACCTGCGCCTCCAGGACGACCTGGTGAAGGCCCTGACCCGGTCCGGCGTCGACAACTCCACGATGAACAAGCTGCAGAGGGAGGTACTCGCACCGATCACCAGCACCATCCACGGCCAGGACGGGGCCTTCGCGAGCGTCACGACGTTCGAGGATCTCGCTGCGAAGGCGAACACCCTCCTGCAGGAGCGCAGGACCACGGCTGGAGCCGCCCAGCGGGCCGTCGACAGCCTGGACGACAACCTCAAACACAGGCTCACCGGTCTCGTCGACGACTTCAGGGAGCCCTGGTGGCTCACCAGGTCCGGCGAGGAGGCCGGGAAGCGCGTCCCGGCAGCGGCCCAGCCGCCGGGCAGCACCGTCCCGGCAGCGGTCACCGGCCCCGGGGGGACCGGCCCGGTCCCCCCGGCCCTTCACACTGCGGAGACCGGCCCCGTCCCCCCTGCCGCCCACCCGGCGGAAGCCGGTCCCGGCACACCGGCCACCCACCTCGCGGAGCACGACGCGCCCGAACCGGCCCCGTCCACGTCCACGTCCACGTCCCGCGACAAGGGCAAGGGGCGGGCCGACGCACAGGAGTCGCTCCCGCTCCCGTCGCCCGACGGGCGCCCCGGCGCCCGGGATGCGGCACTCGCCATGCGGGAGCGGTCCCAGGTCCGGCAGGACATCATCACGGGCGGCACGACCGGTCGGGAGGCCCAGGACCGGCTCGACGCCTGGCACGCGTACGAGACCGCCCGCAGCGGCCTGGGCGAGCTGAGCGAGCGCGCCGAACGGGAACTGTTCGCCGGCTCTTCCAGAGGGCCCACGAACAACCAGCGATTCCTGCAGTCCCAGCTGGACACGGCCGTGATCGAACTGGCCCGCGCGGAGGACCGGCTCCTCGAACTGGGCATCGACCCGTGGCTGACGAGCGAGCGGATCGATGTGGCTGTGGCGAGGATCCGAACCGGAGACGGGACCGCGCTCGGCGGTTCACGGCGCGCGCAGCGGCCGCCCGCCGATCTGCCGCAGGGGGAACCGGCGCACCTCGCCGACGAGGCGACGGGCTCCGGCGCGCCCGCGAGCGGGCTGGACGAGCCGGTGCCGGACGAAGCGGTGCCGGACGAGGCCCTGCCCGGCGCCCTCGACGAGGCCGTGCCCGGCCCCGGCCCCGGTCACACGCCGGAGCCGGTCGCCGCCCCCGCCCCGCAGCCCGTGGGGCCCGTGGGGCACGTCGACAACCCGTTCGGCGCGCTGGAGGGCGCCCGGTCCGGGACGTTCGCCGCCGATCCCGTGCGCTTCCTCGACGCGCACCCCGTCTCCACCGAGCTCTCCCGGGGCATCCGGGAGCGGATGCCGGGACTGAGCCTCGCGCAGAGCAATTCCTTCGTGGACCAGATGGGCGGCTGGGGCCGGCACTGGTTCGTCCTGCAGCGGAACGACCGCCTCCCGCTCAGCCACACGACCCTGGTGCTCACGCCCGCGGTGGAGCGGTACGTCCAGGCGTTCAACGACGGGACGCTGTTCCCCCCGGGCACCCTCGTGCCCCGGGAGACCCGGGAACTGTTCGATGGCCTGGCCGAGCACCCCGAGCTCTTCCGGCTCATGCCCGACGACCACTACCTCGCCTCGCACTACATCCCGTACAAGACGGGCATCGCCAAGAAGGACGGTGACCTCGGGAACACCGTCATCCCCCGCAACCCCGGGAGGGGCACCGGATCCGCCTTCGTCTTCACGCCGGAGATGAACGGCTGCGCGATCGCCGTCACCGACGTCACCGAGGACACCTTCAGGGCCTGGCACTACCAGTCCCCCGGGGGCGAGGCCGCCAACCAGTACGCCACGAGGTTCCGCGCGGGGCGCAGCGGTGACGGCTTCAACGGGCCCGCCACGCCGGAACGCTCGGTGCGGGACTGGTTCGGTGACGCGATGTACTTGACGCCGGAGCACGGCTCCCGGCGGTGGAAGGGGGCCACGAACATCCTCTGGCGCCGGGAGGACGGCACGTGGCACGTCGTGAGCCAGGAGTACCGGGCGACCGCCGCCGGGAACGGCCTTGAGGACATCGCCCTGCGCCGGAACACCAGGGTCTTCCCGCTCGACCTCACCGGCGGCGACGTACCCGCGTACACCCGGCGGATCTACGACGGCATGCGGGCCGACGAGGCCCTGCAGATCGAGGGGGAGCTCGTCTCCGCCCTGGCGGCGCTCAGCCGCGGCAACCCCGAACTGGCGGGGTCCCTGCAGAGGAACGTCCTCGACAGGCTCTTCGGCGTGCGGCTGACCGAAGAGCGCGAGCTCGCGGCGGCCGGTGACTTCGAAGCGCTCGTGGAGACCGCCCGGGCTCTCGGGCGAGGCCGCCTCGAAACCGTGAACGGCCTCCGGCAGCTCCTGAACGGCACCCCGCTGGACGCCCCGGTGAGGAACCGGCTCGACGGCATCCTCGAGCGCTTCGAGGACCCGCGCTGGGCCCGTGAGCTGGAGCACGAGGCCGCGGCCCGGCTCAATGCCCAAGCCCCCGAGCCCGAGCCCGAGCCCGCACCCACGCCTGCCCCTGCCCCTGCCCCTGCCCCTGCCCCCGAGAACGGAACACTGCGGATCTCCGAGCCCACAGCCGTCCCCGACGAGGCCGACCTGCCGGTGACCCGGGCACGGGACGCGTACGCGGAGGCGTACGCCGACCGTTCCCGCGCCCAGTTCGAACTCAGCGAGTGGAACCAGCGGTTCACCGGCGGGGCGGGGCCGTCGACCGCGGCGCCGGGACCGTCGCTGCCGGAGACCCGGCTCACGGCCGCCGAGGAACGGCTGAACCGGGCCGCGGAGGATCTGGAAGCGCTCGGCGTCGACCCCCGAGCAGTACAGGCGGAGATCGAGGAGACCATCACGCGCAGCGGCAAGGAGAGCAAGGGCCTGCCCGGCGGCATGCGGCGGGCCGAACCCGGCGAAGCGGGGCCGTCGACCGACCCGGCGGAATCCCCGTCCGGCAGCCTCTCGGACGCAGGACCCTCCGGTGCGGGACCTTCCGATGCGGTGCCCGGGCATCCGGCGCCCGGCGGAACCGTGCCGGACGGCACGCACACCACCGCCCCGGCCCCGCCGGTCCACGCCGACGCGCAGGCCCCCGCGCCGCGGACGACGCTCCCACTGCAGGAGCAACTGCTCACGCGCTCCTTCGCCGACAGGCCCGAGGACTTCTTCACCTCACATCTGGTCTCCGTACGCTTCGACGAGAACGTCGCGGCGCGAACGCCCTGGATGGACAGGGGCACCATCAACACGTTCCTGGACAGGATGAACAGTTGGGAGGGCCGGCACTGGTTCGTGATCCACCGGGCCGAGGGCCAGTCCGACCTGGGCAGCACCGTCATGCTCACCCCGGCCGTCGAGAAGTACGTCCAGGTGAACGCGGAGCAGGCCGGACTGGCCCTGTACCGCGGCGACAGCCGTCTGCCCACCGTGGCGGACGCCGACGAGTACCTGTCCCCGGTGTTCCTCCCGTACCTGAGCGGAAACGTCGACCTCGTCGGCATCGGGAACGTGCGCGTTCCCCTGGTACCCGACGACCGGCTCGGGTCCGGACTCGTCGTGACCCCCACCATGAACGGCTGTGCCCTGGCCGTCACGAACGTCGACGAGACCGGATTCACGGCCTGGCACTTCCAGTCCCCCGGCAGCAGCAGGGGTGCCGACGCGCGCTTCCGCCTGGATCCGGAGAGGGAGGTGACCGACTGGTTCGGCGACGCGGAGTACGAGACGCCGGTGAAGCGGGGGCAGTACCAGGCCGCAAACATCCTGTGGCACCACGAGGCGAGCGGGCAATGGAAGATCATCAGCCAGGAGAGCGACATGCTCTACGGCTCGCGAGGCGAATGGCTCGGGCTCTCCAAGACGCACGAACTCAGCCGTGAGCTCCGTCTGACCCCCGGCGGCGAGCTCACCTACACGAAGAAGATCTACGAAGGACTGGCGGCGGCGTACCGGCAGAAGGTCGACGTGGCACTGGCGAAGATCGACGACAAGGCTATCTGGAGCAAGGAGCAGTACAAGCTCCTGGAAGAGACCCTCATCGGCCCCTCCAGGCAGCACATGGACGAGTTCCAGGCGCGGCTACTGGCTCAGCAGGACTTCGCCGGACTCGCCGACCTGGCCGATTCCATCAGGACGCGGATACCGGAGTTCGACGAGACGGAGATCGGGCAGTACGCCGACAGCTGGTCCGCGAGACTCAAGCCTCTGGAACCCTGGAGGCCCTCCCGGAAGTTCGAATTCCGAATGGATAACCTCCTTGCGTTCCTGCGCGAGTACCACAACGCCGCCTGGGCGGAGCGCATGGCGTCCGAGGCGCGCGCCCGCATCGCGCCACCCCCTCAACCCGGCGCGAACGGCTGA